Genomic window (Candidatus Methylomirabilis sp.):
TAGCAGTGCGTGTACTGAGCGTCATCGACGTCAGGCCTTCGCCCGCGCAACGAGGCGGTCGTCTCGCCTCCGCCGCTCGCTCGCCCATCGCTTCTTCAACTCCTCCAACTCAGGCGCGTACTGTGTTACCACCTCATCGGTTGGAAAGGTCTCCAAATCGTCCACGACCTTCCGGTAGAAGCGAACGATGTCCCGGACCAGCTCATCGGATCGATCTCTCCCGGGCACCTTGAAATAGTCTACGCCCGCCTGAACGTAGTCCGACAGCTCTTGCAGCCAGAGCTTCGGATTACCTTTCAGGCCGAACTTTCCGTCGATCTCCCGCTCATCGGCCGTCGCCTCCCACCCGACTTGGCAGACCCGCAAGCAATCCCCGCCCCGGTTGGCGCTGCCGTAGAAATAATCTTTCCCCTCGTGATCGAGCCACCGGTTGGAGCTGAAGTAGCTGCTCATCGTACACTTCCCCGGGCAGACGATCCCATCCAGGTTCTCGGTCCTGAACAGGAAGACCTCCAGGCTGACATCGATCGATCGCTTGATGGCCCGGACGTCTTCGATCCCCATTCGATACGGCAGGATGACGACACTGGCCCCCAGATCGTGATAAAACCGCACCTCAAGGGCATTGCTCAGCCCGGCTCCTACACTGACGTGGATCGTGATATCGGGGAAGTGGGATCGCACCTGGACCATCGAACCGATGTCGCTGATCATGAACCCGGAGACGCCCCATCCGGCGTACATGTCAACCTTCTTCAAGAGGAGCGGGACCTCTTCCGAGCTGGGCATCGTGTTCAGGACAACCCTCACGTGCTTGCCCTGAGCACGTGCTGCAGCGCAGAGATCCCGAACCTCCGCATCGGTCAGTTCAGTGTCAGAACCTCTCCGGCTCCATCCCCTGACACCCACGTAGACCGTATCGGCCCCCGCTTCCAGGACCGAGAAGGCCATCCGCCGCGTTCCCCCAGGCGCCATCAATTTCGCCATCGTCTATGCCTCCTGAAGCTCTTCATTACGCGGTCTGGGATAGCGCATGGGGGCTGAGATATTCCTGCCCGGATACGCCGAAATAAAATCCATTGCAGAGGCCGCTCTGCGACAACGATCTCGACTGATCCAGCCACCGCTCGGTGCAAGACTCCTCACCAGACTGGGCCTTGTGGAGCGCCTCCCGGTAGATCTTCCCGATCGTTTCAACGTAGGTCCCCGTTTCTCCTAGCGTATAAATGTAGAACAGGTTGAGGTCGCTCCGTATCAGGCGATCCAGGTACTCAAGCATACAGAGATCCTTGCCGCTCAGGTTCGCCCTCCCGATGCTCTTGAGTTGCCAATCTTCATGGGTCAGCCAGTGCCCCTGCGAGCAACTCTCTTCACAATTGGTCGGCACCTGACCGGTGTAGTCGGTGACGAAGCAGGTCCCAGAGATCGCCAGCGGGATCTTCCCGTGAACGGGCACCACCACCTGGACGGGCGAGTTATCCCGGATATAGATCAGCTCTTCCAGGCTTAACTCGGCATTCGGAAAGACCCGTTCAACCCCGTACCCTTTCAGCACCCGCGCGGTCTCGTGGGTGTAAAGGTTGCCGAAGACCCCCAGGTGGATAGGGATGTC
Coding sequences:
- a CDS encoding peptidase U32 family protein → MAKLMAPGGTRRMAFSVLEAGADTVYVGVRGWSRRGSDTELTDAEVRDLCAAARAQGKHVRVVLNTMPSSEEVPLLLKKVDMYAGWGVSGFMISDIGSMVQVRSHFPDITIHVSVGAGLSNALEVRFYHDLGASVVILPYRMGIEDVRAIKRSIDVSLEVFLFRTENLDGIVCPGKCTMSSYFSSNRWLDHEGKDYFYGSANRGGDCLRVCQVGWEATADEREIDGKFGLKGNPKLWLQELSDYVQAGVDYFKVPGRDRSDELVRDIVRFYRKVVDDLETFPTDEVVTQYAPELEELKKRWASERRRRDDRLVARAKA
- a CDS encoding peptidase U32 family protein gives rise to the protein MFELSTHIPGPKQLHEIDLTAYDALYLGDFTCPLYPGNFSRHIDTLALGVERVKSMGKRCYLSLYAIPKDSDLVWIKELLRGAQGLPLDGVEVHNMGLLETVREILGDIPIHLGVFGNLYTHETARVLKGYGVERVFPNAELSLEELIYIRDNSPVQVVVPVHGKIPLAISGTCFVTDYTGQVPTNCEESCSQGHWLTHEDWQLKSIGRANLSGKDLCMLEYLDRLIRSDLNLFYIYTLGETGTYVETIGKIYREALHKAQSGEESCTERWLDQSRSLSQSGLCNGFYFGVSGQEYLSPHALSQTA